A region of Oxyura jamaicensis isolate SHBP4307 breed ruddy duck chromosome 9, BPBGC_Ojam_1.0, whole genome shotgun sequence DNA encodes the following proteins:
- the FAM124B gene encoding protein FAM124B, translating into MGDRTDSLMTVHLLANAGHSSFLQQTLDRLLEWICPSVRLFFVSERIAPQKYYERYRKRSCGFPGISVLLFLHEDLGEERIFQVYDLFQRPPWRYQCAQTARGQSPPHALAEQDFYSLDEQMPVWGIRRVHCGPEILRVTLYCSFDNYDDAVGLYEMILRKEAAVQKNNFCVFVLYTTKAIAVQLCLKQLPPGVAAEPKESSALQFKVQEIGQLVPLLPHPCIPISSTRWQTQDYEGNKILLQVQDSPRQTETRAGLPNQCRGTGTERPQGSPPAPVPVVRGSPEHRGRKARAWGVRTKSQHSAAPPAEQAGSDLQRHCCSSWSTAAAPPRWDIPSRHARVSGGLQESRAHRLPAETNVDTGLAVGSAAGGRCPLRRFPRDLCGLLQPPELDVAGVALPAPDSTWPSSLAAKSKGAGQRALAFRLQTPRVSTGIRPEEEEEEFFI; encoded by the exons ATGGGTGACAGAACAGACTCTCTGATGACTGTGCATCTTCTTGCCAATGCGGGACACTCGTCGTTTCTGCAGCAAACTCTGGATCGGCTCTTGGAGTGGATCTGCCCCAGCGTTCGACTGTTCTTTGTGTCCGAGCGGATTGCTCCACAGAAATACTATGAGAGGTACCgcaagaggagctgtggcttTCCTGGAATATCCGTCCTCCTTTTTCTGCACGAGGACCTGGGAGAAGAGCGGATTTTCCAGGTCTATGATCTCTTCCAGCGCCCGCCCTGGCGCTACCAGTGTGCCCAGACTGCCCGGGGGCAAAGCCCTCCTCATGCGCTGGCCGAGCAGGACTTCTACAGCCTGGACGAGCAGATGCCCGTGTGGGGCATCAGGCGGGTGCACTGCGGCCCCGAAATCCTGCGTGTGACCCTCTACTGCAGTTTTGATAACTACGATGATGCCGTGGGGCTGTACGAGATGATCCTGCGGAAAGAAGCAGCtgtgcagaaaaataacttctgcgTCTTCGTGCTGTACACGACCAAAGCCATCGCCGTCCAGCTCTGCCTGAAGCAGCTGCCccctggggtggctgcagagccGAAGGAGTCGTCGGCCTTGCAGTTCAAGGTGCAAGAAATCGGGCAGCTGGTGCCtctcctgccccatccctgcattCCTATCAGCAGCACCAGGTGGCAAACGCAGGActatgaaggaaataaaattctgcttCAG GTTCAGGACAGCCCCAGGCAGACTGAGACACGTGCTGGGCTTCCCAACCAGTGCAGAGGCACAGGCACAGAGCGACCCCAGGGCTCGCCCCCGGCCCCCGTCCCCGTCGTGCGGGGCAGCCCTGAGCACAGGGGCCGGAAGGCCCGAGCCTGGGGGGTGAGAACGAAATCCCAGCACAGCGCAGCCCCCCCTGCGGAGCAAGCTGGCAGCGACCTTCAGCGGCATtgctgctcctcctggagcACCGCAGCGGCCCCACCACGGTGGGACATCCCCTCCCGGCACGCACGGGTgagcggggggctgcaggagagccgGGCCCACCGGCTGCCAGCAGAGACCAACGTGGACACAGGGCTGGCCGTGGGGAGTGCTGCGGGTGGCCGCTGCCCCCTGCGCCGCTTCCCCAGGGACCTGTGTGGCCTCCTGCAGCCGCCAGAGCTGGATGTGGCCGGCGTCGCCCTGCCCGCCCCTGACAGCACGTGGCCCTCGTCTTTGGCAGCCAAAAGTaaaggagcagggcagagggcCTTGGCCTTCCGCTTGCAAACACCAAGAGTCAGCACTGGAATAAGGcctgaggaggaagaggaggagttCTTCATATGA